The Xenopus laevis strain J_2021 chromosome 4L, Xenopus_laevis_v10.1, whole genome shotgun sequence genomic sequence ATGGCTGGAGATAACGCATTGACATGAAAAAACAGGATTATCCTATTCCCAAATATCTAATTAAACTGCACGCTCTTGTCAGCACAAGACTGTATACTACATGTACATTCGCTCACCTGTACCCTGAGCCCAGCTCTCACAACTCTAACGCCTGTCCTTCCGAGCAAGGAGGCCGCCATCTTTGCATTGACAGGAGCCTGCGCAAAGAACGCTGTTTATGAAGGAGTACAAAGATGACTGACGCAAAGTCTCAGTTTTGGTCTCGACTCAAAAAAATAACACTAGTCTATTCCAAAACTGTCGACTATGTGATACAAGCGACCGCAGCAAGTATTTAGTTAACCAAcatataaatatgccttttaggATCGCTCCTAACTCTTCCGGGTGTTCCAATATGTCGGAAACACGTGGTATAGAGCGATCGCGTTCGTGGACGCGCACAACTCCCCAATTGCGCAGACGAGGTATAACCCACAGCGCACCGCGCGTGCGCCTTTATGCAACATCACCAACCCTACGTGCGCGCTCatgtgctatttttttaaaagcgTGCGCGGCACCGCCTCGTTCTCTTTCCTTTCCTCCATTTTGAGAGACGCCGAGAGGCCGGTGAGAACATGCGGGAGGGGTAGAGTGGTTCTGGTGATTTAGCTCTCTCTGGTATCTCTTTGCCTTCGCGGTTGTTGCCGTACGGCGCTGCCTGTTGTGACTATGGTGTATTTGTGCAGTCAGGCGCAGGCCCAGAGCCGTTCTTATGTCAGTAGTTAGCGCTCTACAGAACTGCTGCCCGTGTTGTCCTGTAGTACAACTCTCCCATAGGCCTGTTGGGTTTGTGTCTTCACTCTATAATGTCACTGTCGGGCTCGGCTAAATTCCAGTTACTGTGAGGTAAAGGACTTCGGGTTTTCTACCACATGGCGAACACGAAGCAGTGACTCCTGCGCTAAGCGGCTGTAACTTCTCTTCCCTCCTAATGAAGCGCATGGCTGCTCATCGTAAAGGGCCCCAAGGATTTCTGGCCAGTAGAGTATTGAAAGCGACCGGCTACTTTTCCTGTTATGCCCCTGCTCCGTGGAAACCCAATAACATCCAACATGCAGCACATCACCCCTGTCAACTGTATTGGCAACAATCTACATCTGGGGAACTAAGTCTTAGCTGTCACTGGTGTTAGGCGTGAAGCCATTAGTACTGAAAAGCCATTAGTACTGAACCAAAGCTTGCTGGAACTTACATATTTAACAGTGTGATTGGCTCATCCTAATACCCCCTGCCCATTTACCCTCACTCTGTGATTGGCTCATCCCACTACCCCCTGCCCATTATACCCCACTCTGTGACTGGCTCATCCTAATACCCACTGTCCATTACACCCCACTCTGCAATTGGCTCATCCTAATACCTCCTGACCATTAACCCTACTCTGGGGTTGGCTCATCCTAATACCTCCTGACAATTCACCCCACTCTGTGATTGGCTCATCCAATACCCCTGCCCATTATACCCTACTCTGTGATTATCTCATCCTAATACCTCCTGGCCATTAACCCCCACTGTGGGGTTGGCTCATCCTAATGCCCCCCTGCCCATTCACCCCAGTTTCTTAAACCAATTGCTGAAACTAGCTTGGGAAATCTGTTGGCACAAATTGGCTGTCCAGTCTGATATTTTAGAATTAATGTGAGGTATAGAACTTTTTTCCATTATAAAAGTGCAGCTTTTGTTTATGGTTTGTGTTCATTAACAAGACACCACTGACTTTTGTTTTTGCATTGGTGATGCCAAAATGGTGAACCAAGGATTAATCAGTGTGTGTATAAaaggcatttaaaggggtggttcacctttaagataacttttaaaatgtggggttgtgtgtgtatatatatatatatatatctatatatatatatatatatatatctatatatatctatatctatatgcatagaatggaccagcacaccgttttcttcaatcaaacgtgtttattcaatacacactgtgcatccaacgtttcggcccgcatccgggcctttatcaaggataaaggcccggatgcgggccgaaacgttggatgcacagtgtgtattgaataaacacgtttgattgaagaaaacggtgtgctggtccattctatgcatatataaagactttgaccgagcacccggcctggagaaaaaagtggacagagtgcaggtgtttgtactataatatatatatatatatatctccactaaaagagatcagcactcacaggtcttaaaaaataagaagttttattgtttaaatgcgagactaatgtttcggcctccgaggcctttctcaaatatCTATTTATTTGGGGGAACTGCTTCTCTACAATGTTTTGATAATTTCCACTCTAATCCGATTTCCTTCCTTTTCTTCCAGCTTGTAAAATGCAGCTTTTCGTCAGAGGGCAGAGTCTGCACACCCTAGAGGTGTCTGGACAGGAGACTGTTTCCCAGATCAAGGTAAGACAGAATCAGAAACCAGATTCTGATGGAAAGTAGGATAAAAATATTGCTGTCCTCCTGAATAAAAGCAGCCCAAATACATTGCATTGAGCTTGTACCTAAGTTATAACTGCTAGTAATTAGTCACTAAAGGAATCACATAAGATTGTATTTTAAGTTTTCATTTGGCCCATTTTAGTAGATGAGTTTATTAAACCTGAAATGCgattcattttcttttcattaaatttTTTCTTAGGATCAAATCTCCTCTCTGGAGGGAATCTCTTCTGAGGATCAGGTTGTTCTCCTTGCTGGCTCCCCACTTTCTGAGGAACATACCCTGCAACAATGCGGCGTATGTGATCTCAGCACCTTGGATGTAGTTGCACGGCTGTTGGGAGGTTGGTAGATTTTCTTCTCAAGACTGAAATTCTTTCAGATGCTGCAGATTTCCTTCCCTTTGTGTTAATGAATAATCTTAATAATGGAATAGACAGGACAACATATGTTGCACTTTGTttaattgttaataataataagttaatGTAATGTTTATACCTATGACTTATTTTTTCCAGAAGGCACTGCATAGATAGAACAGGGCTTCAGAAATCTAAGTCATTCTTGAATCTTTTTGTTTGGGAATAAAATCCCttaaacaatattacatttacGTTTGGGTTTGGGAATAACATCCCttaaacaatattacatttacattttgggatgcaccacatccaggattctgtttggatTTCAGCCAAATCCTCAATCACGTGACTTcatcatacaaaagttattttttttttatacaaagcaGTTCTTTTTAACCACTCCTTACCCTAATTTCTGATCAATCCCAGGCCAGCTGATGTTCTCTTAGCCATGGAAATCTGAGCCAAAACTTGGATTTGTCTCTATAACCTCCGTTTGACTTAGGAATGGTGTTTTTTATGATGGTTTAAGAATGACTTCATACACACTATAGGTAGTGTGTATGAAGTCATTCTTAAACCATCATAAAAAACACTTAGTAATAAGGTGgatagttttttaatttaatggaCCATATAgcagggtttttttatttatgttaagAAGATTACATTGTAATCCTATTGTCTCCTGATTCTGTACCATAGGTAAAGTCCACGGCTCTCTCGCTCGTGCCGGAAAAGTGCGAGGCCAAACTCCAAAGGTATGTTTTTAGCATGTCTGGAAAGCATTTCCTTGACTGTTTAGATCACACGTGGTTCATTTGATGTGTCATACATGTGTTTGTACATCAGCTAAGCAATTGCACCAGGGAGTtattacaccaggggtccccaacctttttttacccatgagccgcattcaaatgtaaaaagatttgggtagcaacacaagcatgaactcaaaaataagcccctgctttaaggacactgagagcaacatccaaggggtcagagagcaacatgttgctcacgagctactcaTGTGGCGATCATTGTATTACACCAActgtaaacatttgcaaaactgtctcTTATGAGTCCAAATGATAGTTACAACACGTTTAACATAATAAATTACCATCTGTGTCCTAACACTTTCATGTCCAGCATGACAGGATATTAATATTAAGTTCCACATCTCTATAACTGCAGTGatccaggctttcaaagttgtGTATGAGCTCAGTATCTTGGACTGTGTTGGGGTGTCATTGACTCTGGGCATTCTCAGTgcgaagctgttgagaagctacagAATCATCAGAAATATTCAAGCAGAAAATAGGATTCATCTGTCATACAGCTGACAGGGGTGATTAAAACTGCCATGTAATGGGAATCTGAATCGATTACTtgtatatcatgtatatataccagcagcatgtgcagtgaatcagcaggaaaggaGCTACTGGGGTCATATTGAaaggcacagatcttctctgGTTGCCTTTGGCTAGTATAGATGTATAATATGCAgcatttctatctacttcttgTTTTAAGAGATAGTTGAGTTGACTCATAAGAGCAGTGGAATAATTCCTGTACTAGTGTGTTATCTGTATATCGCTGTATAAAACTTAGTATAACTGATCATGACCAGGAACATGGGTGCTGGGCTGGGACTACTTGCACCCTTTATGGCCTTCTCCTGGTCAGTAATCATTGCCAGTGGGTAATGGGTGGGTGTCCACAGATCCTTACACTTCCAGTTTCTGCTACTGCTCAGGGTACATTCATTTTACTGTATCCTAGAAATGTATAATGTCATCACTGGCACAGATTTGATGTTGCTGGCAGTGACCGGGTTAAACTGGTACATCACCATGGACTGTTCTCATGACTTATTTAAAAAGGGGGATGGCGTAAGCATTTTTGACCTGAGCATACTAAGTGTGTATCTTCACACAGGTGGCCAagcaagagaagaagaaaaagaagactgGCCGGGCCAAGAGACGCATGCAGTATAACAGACGCTTCGTCAATGTCGTACCCACCTTTGGCAAGAAGAAGGGACCTAATGCCAACTCTTAAATGATCAGAGTTCAATAAACAGCTGAAGCTCATGTAGTCTCCTGTGTCATGATTTGTTTCCCAAAACTTGCTTCTCTGCAGACATATCCATTAACATTTCGGGGTTATTGTTTCCTATTCTAAAGTTAATGTTCAGGAAAATGTCATTGCCCTTGTAAATTGTGTAGAAGGCAACTCTTCTTTCTTCAACTTTATTGTATATACGTGCTCAATTATGTTGCAGtcactttaaattagggatgcactgaattcggtgcatccctactttaaattgGATGTATATGGTGATATTCCAAGCATTTTCATTCAGTTTTTTATCCCAACTAGTAATCATTGCTTTGGCTACGTTCCTCGCAaccaaatattttacattttaaagtctGGGAGAGTATGATGTAGATGGGTAGTGTTAAGACTAGGGCTTAATTATCCAAGCAACCAGACAGTAGTTGGGAAGTCAGTTGTAAAGAGCCATACAAAGGGAagtcataaaaaaatcaaaattcgttattccttaaagcaggggtccccaaccttttttacgcgagccacatttaaatgtaaaaaaattttggagcgcaacacaagcatgaaaaagttcatggggatgccaaaaaaggactgtggctgtttggtagcctctatatggactggcagcctacaggaggctgtttggcagtgcacccggtttttatacaaccaaaacttgcctcaaattcaaaaataagcacctgctttgaggccactgggagcaacatccaatggggttggggagcaacatgttgctcacgagctactggttggggatctctcaGTGCAAAGATAAAAACTggatagattggctgtgcaaaattaaaaaagtttccaatatagttagccaaaaatgtaatgtataaagactggagtgtctgggtgtgtaacataccgtaatagctagaacactacttcctgcttttcagctctctaactatgagtgagtgagtgacttgaaggtgggccacataggacataattattcagtaagtttgcaattgataggattcagctcagattcaaaagcagcagttatgacccatgtgcccccctcaagtctctgattggttagcaggcagtaaccaatcagtggaaaccaagagagctgcaaagcaggaagtagtgttctggttattagaTATccaatccagtttttatttttatactgaacaatttctttaagctTCCCATAAATGGGCTAATAAAGCCTGCTGACTCTCCCTCCAGACTGACTGCAGCATATTGGCTTGTGTATGAGGTTTCAATGCAGCCAACAACCCGATAATCATTTTAGGTCACGGTATTGAAGCAAACCACCCTTAATTCCCATAGAGTAACCTGGTcgatatacatttttattcacctttaaaaaaaaaaaaataaggctatTGAGGGGTGGTTTACATTCAcgttaactttaaatatgttctagaatgactagttctaaacaactttccagttgctctttatttttaattttctatagtttaattatttgactttcttctgatttttttctagcttccaaatgggggtcactgatcccagattaaaaaaaaacaaatgctctgtaaggctaaacatttattgctactttttattactttctattcagaccctctcctactcatattccagtctcttattcaaatcaatgcatggttgctaggggaatttggaccttgttaccagattggttaagctaaaaattgaagagctgctgaataaaaagcgaaataactcaaagtccacaaataataaaaaatgaaaaccaattccactttgtctcagaatatcactctacatcatactaaaagttaaacaacCCCTTCAAAGCATCCACGTTCAGCCTAGTAGAAGTTGGTGGTCTTATGCGCCACCATTTGGGGCTTTTACACACAGGTCTTGTTTCCCTGCtgtgactttttaatttttttttcagtagtagTGATAAGTGAAATTTTTTGCCGTGA encodes the following:
- the fau.L gene encoding uncharacterized protein LOC734668 isoform X1 → MQLFVRGQSLHTLEVSGQETVSQIKDQISSLEGISSEDQVVLLAGSPLSEEHTLQQCGVCDLSTLDVVARLLGGKVHGSLARAGKVRGQTPKVAKQEKKKKKTGRAKRRMQYNRRFVNVVPTFGKKKGPNANS